A region from the Streptomyces lydicus genome encodes:
- a CDS encoding STAS domain-containing protein, producing MYIRGDHAELVVGGRLDVRSAADARTALHAAVDSGRGDLVLDLTELDSWDATGLGVIMGAHRRAGRVGRRLVLRGVPPQMQRLLVATRLHRILAIEGGIEAESLPRV from the coding sequence ATGTACATCAGGGGCGACCACGCCGAGCTGGTTGTCGGGGGCCGCCTCGACGTCCGCAGCGCGGCGGACGCCCGTACGGCCCTGCACGCCGCCGTCGACTCCGGTCGGGGCGATCTCGTGCTGGACCTGACCGAGCTGGATTCCTGGGACGCCACCGGCCTCGGCGTGATCATGGGCGCGCACCGCCGCGCCGGCCGGGTGGGCCGCCGGCTGGTGCTGCGCGGAGTGCCGCCCCAGATGCAGCGCCTGCTCGTCGCCACCCGGCTGCACCGGATCCTCGCCATCGAGGGCGGCATCGAGGCGGAATCACTTCCCCGGGTGTGA
- a CDS encoding 3-hydroxyacyl-CoA dehydrogenase family protein — MAKKLAVIGAGLMGSGIAQVSAQAGWDVVLRDVTDEALARGKGGIEASYEKFVAKGKLAAADAEQALARITTTTDMEAVADADIVVEAVFERIDVKREIFQTLDKLVKDEAVLASNTSAIPITKIAAATSRPERVVGAHFFSPVPMMQLCELVRGYKTSDETLARAREFAESVGKTCVVVNRDVAGFVTTRLISALVVEAAKLYESGVASAEDIDTACKLGFGHAMGPLATADLTGIDILMHATDNIYTESQDEKFAPPEIMRRMVDAGDIGRKSGQGFYEH, encoded by the coding sequence GTGGCAAAGAAGCTCGCCGTCATCGGGGCCGGACTCATGGGGTCCGGTATCGCGCAGGTCTCCGCGCAGGCGGGCTGGGACGTGGTCCTCCGCGATGTGACGGACGAGGCGCTGGCCCGGGGCAAGGGCGGCATCGAGGCCTCGTACGAGAAGTTCGTCGCCAAGGGCAAGCTGGCCGCGGCCGACGCCGAGCAGGCGCTGGCCCGCATCACCACCACGACCGACATGGAAGCCGTCGCCGACGCCGACATCGTCGTCGAGGCCGTCTTCGAGCGGATCGACGTCAAGCGCGAGATCTTCCAGACGCTGGACAAGCTCGTCAAGGACGAGGCGGTGCTGGCCTCCAACACGTCCGCCATCCCGATCACCAAGATCGCGGCGGCGACCTCCCGCCCCGAGCGGGTCGTCGGGGCGCACTTCTTCTCGCCGGTGCCGATGATGCAGCTGTGCGAGCTGGTGCGCGGCTACAAGACCAGCGACGAAACCCTGGCCAGGGCCCGGGAGTTCGCCGAGTCGGTCGGCAAGACCTGCGTGGTCGTCAACCGCGACGTCGCCGGCTTCGTCACCACCCGCCTGATCTCGGCGCTGGTCGTCGAGGCCGCCAAGCTCTACGAGTCGGGCGTGGCCAGCGCCGAGGACATCGACACCGCCTGCAAGTTGGGCTTCGGCCACGCGATGGGACCGCTCGCCACCGCCGACCTGACCGGCATCGACATCCTGATGCACGCCACCGACAACATCTACACCGAGTCCCAGGACGAGAAGTTCGCACCGCCGGAGATCATGCGGCGAATGGTCGATGCGGGCGATATCGGTCGCAAGAGTGGGCAGGGCTTCTACGAGCACTGA
- a CDS encoding TetR/AcrR family transcriptional regulator: MAEGLRERKKRQTRQYISDVATGLFLARGFDAVTIAEIAEAADVSVNTVYNYFPAKEDLFFDRSEGFVDRLSRFVRGRAAGESAAAAVLRELREEVAAVSPRVGLMEGYDRFMRVVHGAPTLKARLWYIQQETHLNLEETLREETGAAAGDPLPGLMAGQIGWVHQSLMGWITQQMLAGRTPAEVSREALVLLDEMAELLGEKVLNYAVRATG, from the coding sequence ATGGCAGAAGGGCTCAGGGAGCGGAAGAAGCGGCAGACCCGCCAGTACATCTCGGACGTGGCCACCGGCCTGTTCCTGGCGCGCGGTTTCGACGCGGTGACCATCGCGGAGATCGCCGAGGCCGCGGACGTCTCCGTGAACACCGTCTACAACTACTTCCCGGCCAAGGAAGACCTCTTCTTCGACCGGAGCGAGGGCTTCGTGGACCGGCTCTCACGCTTTGTGCGCGGCCGCGCGGCGGGGGAGTCGGCGGCCGCCGCCGTGCTGCGGGAGCTGCGTGAGGAGGTCGCGGCGGTTTCGCCGCGGGTGGGCCTGATGGAGGGTTACGACCGGTTCATGCGGGTGGTGCACGGGGCGCCCACCCTCAAGGCCCGCCTCTGGTACATCCAGCAGGAGACCCACCTCAACCTGGAGGAAACGCTCCGGGAGGAGACCGGTGCCGCGGCCGGCGATCCGCTGCCGGGCCTGATGGCGGGCCAGATCGGCTGGGTGCACCAGAGCCTGATGGGCTGGATCACGCAGCAGATGCTCGCCGGCCGCACACCCGCCGAGGTCTCCCGGGAGGCACTGGTCCTCCTCGACGAGATGGCGGAGCTGCTGGGGGAGAAGGTCCTCAACTACGCCGTACGGGCGACCGGCTGA